The following are encoded together in the Penicillium digitatum chromosome 3, complete sequence genome:
- a CDS encoding RAD52 DNA repair protein RADC codes for MPAVGDQHRGGAGSIMMPNATGAATANPFEEPQRRISEYTAQEIATLQARLDKKLGPEYISARPGAAGQKVHYLSADKCINLANEVFGFNGWSSSIQTIQIDFVEENQNTGKISLGLSVIMRVTLRDGTFHEDIGYGHIENCKGKAAAFEKAKKEGTTDALKRALRNFGNVLGNCIYDKDYVAKVTKVKAAPGRWDVEDLHRHPDFAPPAKKQLPTSKCALEEDDLPLPRPVHQARENNIGNNTSFEGDGEFGSDLFDEADFGVAETDLGNPDEIVIDTETSQEQQRTVPTNGPAPQRGPPIRAGFNPAVVTPSKPERWNGAGQAGRPNPLNARQNPSAIQSAAAVQGRQMPAQGLAQSLSNPRQPVPPQQPVVQNAPHNNIPQPPVKREAAPGGFQGNQDMNPPQGTPSTGFYSARAVDILRENPNSVPPGAPQFDPHAESPSIRKTAGVDHTKSIPIARPMLSSASPAPPIINNNTRDFVNPAMDLQRRVGAPGGGISSPVSRGPSVSSYRPLTRPNIDQRSVSNPAAMNRGSVPPQQNLNGKRPPLVDVTNADATPGAYPGVPALGPNDPKRPRVSDVDSSGSRPPTQ; via the exons ATGCCAGC CGTTGGTGATCAACATCGCGGTGGTGCGGGATCTATAATGATGCCGAACGCTACGGGAGCCGCCACAGCAAACCCATTCGAGGAACCCCAACGCCGCATCAGCGAATACACTGCACAAGAAATTGCAACATTACAAGCCCGTCTTGACAAGAAATTGGGACCCGAATACATCTCTGCGCGACCTGGTGCTGCGGGGCAGAAAGTGCACTATCTCTCCGCGGACAAATGCATCAACCTTGCCAATGAGGTGTTTGGATTCAATGGCTGGTCCAGCTCGATCCAGACGATTCAGATAGATTTT GTTGAGGAGAATCAAAACACAGGCAAGATCAGCCTGGGACTTTCAGTCATCATGAGGGTCACATTGAGGGATGGAACTTTTCATGAG GATATTGGCTACGGGCATATCGAGAACTGCAAGGGCAAGGCTGCAGCGTTTGAGAAGGCCAAAAAAGAAGGCACAACAGATGCTTTGAAACGTGCGTTGAGGAACTTTGGTAACGTGCTGGGAAACTGTATCTATGACAAGGATTATGTGGCCAAGGTGACCAAAGTCAAGGCAGCGCCT GGAAGATGGGACGTTGAAGATCTTCACCGTCACCCTGACTTTGCGCCGCCTGCTAAGAAACAGCTTCCTACATCGAAATGTGcacttgaagaggatgatctGCCCCTTCCTCGTCCTGTTCACCAAGCGAGAGAAAATAATATAGGGAACAACACTTCTTTCGAGGGGGATGGGGAGTTTGGCA GCGACCTCTTTGATGAAGCCGATTTTGGAGTAGCTGAAACCGATTTAGGCAATCCCGACGAGATTGTAATAGATACAGAGACTAGTCAAGAACAGCAGCGCACTGTACCTACAAACGGCCCAGCGCCTCAACGAGGGCCGCCTATTCGAGCAGGATTTAACCCCGCTGTCGTAACACCATCAAAACCCGAGCGATGGAACGGCGCGGGCCAAGCAGGACGACCTAATCCCCTCAATGCGCGACAGAACCCATCAGCTATCCAATCTGCAGCTGCGGTACAAGGTCGACAAATGCCCGCTCAGGGTCTCGCTCAAAGTCTCTCAAACCCCAGACAACCAGTCCCGCCGCAGCAACCGGTTGTTCAGAATGCCCCACACAACAACATTCCCCAGCCTCCGGTGAAAAGGGAGGCCGCCCCCGGGGGCTTTCAGGGAAATCAGGACATGAACCCACCACAAGGCACACCGTCGACGGGGTTCTATTCCGCTCGAGCAGTGGATATCCTCCGTGAAAACCCAAACTCCGTCCCGCCGGGAGCACCTCAATTCGATCCACACGCAGAGAGTCCCTCCATCCGCAAGACGGCTGGTGTAGACCATACCAAAAGCATTCCTATTGCTAGACCGATGCTTTCCAGCGCCTCTCCAGCACCACCCAtcatcaacaacaacacGCGCGATTTTGTCAACCCCGCAATGGATCTGCAGCGCAGAGTCGGTGCTCCTGGCGGCGGAATAAGCAGTCCGGTCAGCAGAGGCCCTTCTGTCTCATCGTATCGACCATTGACCCGGCCCAACATTGACCAAAGGAGCGTTTCCAACCCAGCCGCGATGAATCGAGGGAGTGTGCCACCGCAGCAGAATCTCAACGGAAAACGGCCTCCATTAGTGGACGTTACCAATGCCGATGCTACACCTGGCGCATATCCAGGGGTCCCGGCACTCGGTCCAAACGACCCAAAACGGCCGCGGGTTTCGGATGTTGACTCCTCTGGGTCTCGCCCACCAACCCAGTAA
- a CDS encoding Ubiquitin-associated/translation elongation factor EF1B, N-terminal, eukaryote codes for MASDLDQLIEMGFDKERAQLAVKKNDGLQGALQWLEDNQDKSLEEIQTQAKEAQDEEASALLPGEQPRSLVCNECDKKFRGQSQAEFHASKSGHVDFAESTEEIAPLTEEQKKQRLAELREKLAAKRAVLSEQDKIDKKKNEEIRRKSTKESQDAKEDLERKQLLKEAVMKKKEKQDEIDAKKRIKAKIEADKEERRLKAEKQRAERAGLAPPPQPAAAPVPTSSGPATSKPASAYTETRLRFQSSKGNILKTLPVDTTLFEVAAALREQDGIEAQSFVQNFPRKVFNNEFFGETLKELGLVPSASLVIQ; via the exons ATGGCATCGGACCTGGACCAGCTCATTGAGATGGGCTTCGATAAAGAGCGCGCCCAGCTCGCAGTGAAGAAGAATGATGGCT TGCAAGGTGCACTGCAGTGGCTCGAGGACAACCAAGACAAGTCATTGGAAGAGATACAGACACAAGCGAAAGAGGCACAAGACGAAGAGGCCTCTGCACTTCTACCAGGCGAACAACCACGCAGCTTAGTATGCAACGAGTGTGACAAGAAGTTCCGAGGCCAGTCACAAGCCGAATTTCATGCATCAAAGTCAGGACATGTTGATTTTGCCGAGTCCACGGAGGAAATTGCCCCGTTGACCgaggagcagaagaagcagagACTGGCAGAGCTACGGGAGAAACTTGCGGCGAAGCGCGCTGTGCTTTCAGAACAGGACAAGATTgataagaagaagaacgag GAAATCCGAAGGAAGAGCACCAAGGAAAGCCAAGACGCAAAGGAGGATCTTGAGCGGAAGCAACTGTTGAAGGAGGCagtcatgaagaagaaggagaagcagGATGAAATCGATGCTAAGAAACGCATCAAGGCAAAGATCGAGGCCGACAAGGAGGAGCGTCGATTGAAAGCAGAGAAGCAACGAGCTGAGCGTGCCGGACTGGCTCCTCCTCCCCAGCCCGCTGCCGCCCCAGTACCCACTTCCTCTGGCCCCGCTACGTCTAAACCTGCCTCCGCCTATACGGAAACTCGGTTGCGATTCCAGTCATCCAAGGGCAACATCCTGAAGACACTGCCTGTTGACACCACGTTGTTTGAGGTTGCCGCCGCTTTGAGGGAACAAGATGGAATCGAGGCGCAAAGCTTCGTGCAGAATTTTCCCCGGAAGGTGTTTAACAATGAGTTCTTCGGAGAGACTTTGAAGGAACTAGGACTTGTTCCTAGTGCCAGTCTTGTCATACAATGA
- a CDS encoding Integral ER membrane protein Scs2, putative, translating into MTIQIEPSELGFKRPFNHEVCQVLRLSNPNEESVVFKVKTTAPKHYCVRPNSGHIEPGKTVEVQVLLQAMKEDPAADAKCKDKFLVQAVPVSRSLEDASVAQIFDQTAKADVVERKIRVVFLPTDATSNDSVHHEELPAHPSPGGANFQTPAPKKIDSDETSPIPAPDFSEKPQSPQQEPAPAISNAKSSIANALPSSEELKSQLSEANVQIQRLKDRLAEQGLRQRKTGGETAGTAVPAAMQQSHVPAASGVSIQNVACLCLLSFLIAYFFF; encoded by the exons ATGACTATCCAAATTGAGCCCTCCGAGTTGGGCTTCAAGC GACCCTTCAACCATGAAGTGTGCCAGGTACTTCGCTTGAGTAACCCGAACGAGGAATCCGTGGTCTTCAAG GTCAAAACTACCGCTCCTAAGCA CTATTGTGTACGACCCAACTCTGGCCACATTGAGCCGGGCAAGACGGTCGAAGTCCAAG TGTTGCTTCAGGCTATGAAGGAGGACCCTGCTGCAGATGCCAAGTGCAAGGACAAGTTCCTGGTCCAGGCCGTCCCAGTCTCCCGCAGTTTGGAGGATGCCAGCGTTGCCCAGATT TTCGACCAAACTGCCAAGGCCGACGTAGTTGAGCGCAAGATTCGAGTTGTCTTCCTGCCAACAGATGCCACTTCCAACGACTCG GTCCATCATGAGGAACTTCCAGCGCACCCTTCTCCTGGCGGCGCAAACTTCCAGACCCCGGCTCCGAAGAAGATCGACTCCGATGAAACCTCCCCAATCCCTGCTCCCGATTTCTCCGAGAAGCCCCAGTCTCCGCAGCAAGAGCCCGCACCCGCCATTTCAAACGCCAAATCCTCTATTGCTAATGCTCTTCCGTCAAGCGAAGAACTCAAGTCCCAGCTGTCTGAAGCCAACGTACAGATCCAGCGACTGAAGGACCGACTCGCGGAACAAGGACTGCGGCAGCGGAAGACTGGCGGAGAGACTGCCGGCACGGCTGTGCCTGCCGCCATGCAGCAGTCACATGTGCCAGCAGCTAGTGGAGTCTCGATCCAGAACGTAGCATGCCTCTGCTTGCTCAGCTTCTTGATCGCATACTTCTTCTTCTAG
- a CDS encoding Sphingolipid desaturase, putative, whose product MSAVVETSSPHLRVSAAKASDITQPESARIQPPKALVEDHFFWTYAEEPHRSRRQAIIKAHPEVTKLCGPEPLTKWVVLGVVSLQLTCAYLLRNTSMLDWRFLATAYVIGATCNQNLFLAIHEISHNLAFRSALANRLLAIFANLPIGLPYSAAFRPYHLTHHKSLGVTGLDTDLPTAVEAFFLNSLLGKTFFCTFQILFYAVRPMFIYSPPFTYIHLLNLSVQISFDYILCKLCGSIQPVLYFILSSFLAGSLHPCAGHFIAEHYFFSNVKSGGTESLTELKKNEKAKAPHPLDSLPPPETYSYYGPLNLLTYNVGLHNEHHDFPAIPWTKLHKLHEIAREFYEPLPCHRSWVWVIYTFILDKDVGMWCRVKREQGGRIVGGGTKRGGDSAASKQWNGRGGEGISAASAGPAGEEGDGWKESEIQC is encoded by the exons ATGTCTGCAGTTGTTGAAACAAGTTCGCCGCACCTCCGAGTGTCGGCAGCCAAGGCATCCGATATAACACAGCCAGAGTCCGCCAGAATCCAGCCACCGAAAGCTTTGGTCGAGGACCATTTCTTTTGGACATACGCTGAAGAGCCACATCGCTCAAGACGACAGGCAATTATTAAGGCCCATCCGGAG GTCACCAAACTATGTGGTCCCGAGCCTCTTACCAAATGGGTTGTCCTCGGCGTCGTGTCCCTCCAACTCACCTGTGCCTACCTCCTTCGCAACACCTCAATGCTCGATTGGCGGTTCCTGGCTACGGCGTACGTGATCGGTGCGACTTGCAACCAGAACCTATTCCTCGCCATTCATGAAATATCACACAACCTGGCGTTCCGGTCCGCTTTGGCCAACCGATTGCTCGCCATCTTCGCAAACCTCCCTATCGGACTGCCATACAGCGCAGCATTCAGA CCCTACCACCTGACCCACCACAAATCCCTCGGCGTAACAGGCCTCGATACCGACCTCCCCACGGCAGTGGAAGCCTTCTTCCTAAACTCCCTCCTAGGCAAAACATTTTTCTGCACCTTCCAAATCCTCTTCTACGCCGTGCGCCCGATGTTCATCTACAGCCCGCCCTTCACCTACATCCACCTCCTGAACCTCAGCGTCCAAATAAGCTTCGATTACATCCTATGCAAACTATGCGGCAGCATTCAGCCAGTGCTATACTTCATACTGAGCTCATTCCTCGCGGGGTCCCTGCACCCCTGCGCAGGCCACTTCATCGCAGAGCACTATTTCTTCTCGAACGTGAAGAGCGGCGGTACAGAGTCCCTGACGGAGCTgaagaagaacgagaagGCCAAAGCCCCACACCCGCTTGACTCTCTGCCTCCCCCGGAGACATACTCATACTACGGCCCGCTCAATCTTCTGACTTACAATGTCGGCTTGCATAACGAGCACCATGATTTCCCTGCCATCCCCTGGACTAAGCTGCATAAGCTGCATGAGATTGCGAGGGAGTTCTATGAGCCGCTGCCTTGCCACCGGAGCTGGGTTTGGGTTATCTATACTTTCATCCTGGATAAGGATGTTGGTATGTGGTGTCGTGTGAAGCGCGAACAGGGTGGACGGATTGTTGGTGGTGGGACGAAGCGCGGTGGTGATTCTGCTGCATCTAAGCAGTGGAATGGGCGTGGGGGTGAGGGAATCTCGGCTGCGTCGGCGGGTCCGGCGGGCGAGGAGGGTGATGGATGGAAGGAGAGTGAGATTCAATGTTAA
- a CDS encoding Winged helix-turn-helix transcription repressor DNA-binding, with the protein MAAQTTEKLDQLDLNVQAAPTADLVPAEAEEDSDDAQDGEGAAEAGAAGADKKKKKKKSKKKGKKKGGAKVQSEPPRVPVSNLFPNGQYPEGEIVEYLNDNAYRTTNEEKRYLDRMNNDFLQEYRQGAEVHRQVRQYAQKNIKPGQTLTEIAEGIEDSVRALTGHSGLEEGDNIKGGMGFPCGLSINHCAAHYTPNAGNKMVLKEGDVMKVDFGAHLNGRIVDSAFTMTFDPVYDPLLAAVKDATNTGIREAGIDVRMSDIGAAIQEAMESYEVELNGTMHPVKCIRNLNGHNIDQHVIHGGKSVPIVKSSDQTKMEEGEVFAIETFGSTGKGYVREEMETSHYALASDAPNVPLRLSSAKNLLNLINKNFGTLPFCRRYIDRLGQDKYLLGLNNLVSAGIVQDYPPLCDIKGSYTAQYEHTIVLRPNVKEVISRGDDY; encoded by the exons ATGGCAGCTCAGACTACGGAAAAGTTGGATCAATTGGACC TGAACGTCCAAGCCGCCCCCACGGCAGATTTGGTTCCCGCTGAAGCGGAGGAGGACTCGGACGACGCCCAAGACGGCGAGGGTGCCGCAGAGGCTGGAGCTGCTGGAG CCgataaaaagaagaagaagaagaagtccaagaagaagggcaagaagaagggcggTGCTAAGGTTCAGAGCGAGCCACCGCGCGTCCCCGTGTCTAACCTCTTCCCCAACGGCCAATATCCGGAGGGCGAGATCGTCGAATACCTAAACGACAATGCTTACCGCACCACTAACGAAGAGAAACGATACCTCGATCGCATGAATAATGACTTCCTGCAAGAGTACCGCCAAGGTGCCGAGGTTCACCGTCAAGTCCGCCAGTATGCGCAGAAGAACATCAAGCCCGGCCAGACTTTGACCGAGATCGCggagggtatcgaggatTCAGTGCGCGCTCTGACAGGCCACTCAGGTCTGGAGGAAGGTGATAACATCAAGGGTGGCATGGGATTCCCTTGTGGTTTAAGCATCAACCACTGCGCTGCGCATTATACCCCGAACGCGGGCAACAAGATGGTCCTAAAGGAGGGAGACGTGATGAAGGTCGACTTCGGTGCGCACCTAAACGGTCGCATTGTGGACAGTGCTTTCACCATGACTTTTGACCCAGTATACGATCCTCTTCTCGCTGCTGTCAAAGACGCCACCAACACCGGTATCCGG GAAGCGGGAATTGACGTCCGTATGAGTGATATCGGTGCCGCCATTCAAGAAGCGATGGAGAGCTACGAAGTTGAGCTCAATGGCACGATGCACCCCGTCAAGTGCATCCGCAACTTGAACGGTCACAACATTGACCAGCACGTCATCCACGGCGGCAAGAGTGTGCCTATTGTCAAGAGCAGCGATCAGACCAAGATGGAAGAGGGTGAAGTATTCGCTATTGAGACTTTCGGTAGTACTGGTAAAGGTTACGTGCGAGAAGAA ATGGAAACTTCGCACTACGCTCTCGCCTCTGACGCTCCCAACGTTCCTCTGCGTCTTTCCTCCGCCAAGAACCTGTTGAATCTGATTAACAAGAACTTTGGCActcttcccttctgtcgCCGGTACATTGACCGCCTGGGTCAGGACAAGTACCTCTTGGGC TTGAACAACTTGGTTTCTGCTGGAATTGTGCAGGATTATCCTCCTCTTTGCGATATCAAGGGCTCATACACTGCCCAATATGAACAT ACAATTGTGTTGCGCCCGAATGTGAAGGAGGTTATTAGTCGTGGCGACGACTACTGA
- a CDS encoding Heat shock protein DnaJ, with protein sequence MPPYRVTSILLLPRATLSPSSSTYRSISTQPLRPQLYPRQQQNPQQFSRPKRFFFSTSNPARAREPNFYEILDVPKTASAAEIKKQFYALSMRHHPDRNRTDPDASQRFARISAAYNVLGNASKRAVYDRDHGFHITQHASPGQSHSHQHPMGSHSSYAGSRPASGLSKRRSTFHGPPPSFYEQGGYGATGRQAQGWAPSGSGGAGMGSESGASASAGTKHDAGGGG encoded by the exons ATGCCTCCCTATCGAGTAACATCGATTCTCCTTCTTCCGCGCGCAACCCTCTCTCCCTCCTCTTCAACCTACCGTAGCATCTCAACCCAGCCCCTCCGACCGCAATTATACCCACGCCAACAACAAAATCCACAGCAGTTCTCAAGACCCAAaagatttttcttttcaactaGCAACCCAGCCCGAGCCCGCGAACCAAACTTCTACGAAATTCTCGACGTCCCCAAAACCGCATCAGCAGCGGAGATCAAGAA ACAATTCTACGCCCTCTCAATGCGCCACCATCCAGACCGCAACCGCACAGACCCAGACGCAAGTCAACGCTTCGCCCGCATTTCCGCCGCCTACAATGTTCTGGGCAACGCCTCAAAGCGCGCAGTCTATGACCGCGACCACGGCTTCCATATTACGCAGCACGCCTCCCCAGGGCAAAGCCACAGCCACCAACACCCGATGGGCAGCCACAGCAGCTACGCCGGTTCACGGCCCGCCAGCGGGCTGAGCAAGCGGCGCTCGACATTCCATGGTCCGCCACCCAGTTTCTACGAGCAGGGTGGGTATGGTGCTACGGGGAGACAGGCTCAGGGATGGGCGCCTAGTGGTAGTGGTGGTGCTGGGATGGGGTCGGAGTCCGGGGCTAGCGCTAGCGCTGGAACAAAGCAT GACGCAGGAGGCGGAGGATAG
- a CDS encoding Outer mitochondrial membrane protein porin has protein sequence MSAPAAFSDIAKATNDLLNKDFYHGAAANLEVKSKAPNGVTFTVKGKSAHEGPIAGQLEAKYVDAPTGLTLTQAWTTANALDTKLELDNNIAKGLKAEILTQYQPAKQSKGAKLNLYFKQPNLNARAFFDLLNGPSANFDAVLGHEGFLVGAEGGYDVNKAAITKYSAAVGYSVAQYSAAITASNNLSLFSASYYHRVNAQVEAGAKASWDSKSGNAVGLEVASKYRLDPSSFAKAKINDRGIAALAYNVLLRPGVTLGLGASFDTQNLNQAAHKVGASFTFEA, from the exons ATGTCTGCCCCCGCTGCTTTCTCCGACATCGCCAAGGCGACCAATGAT CTTCTGAACAAGGATTTCTACCACGGCGCTGCCG CCAACCTTGAGGTTAAGTCTAAGGCCCCCAACGGTGTCACCTTCACCGTCAAGGGCAAGTCTGCTCACGAGGGCCCTATTGCTGGTCAG CTCGAAGCCAAATACGTTGATGCGCCCACTG GCCTCACCCTCACCCAGGCTTGGACTACCGCCAACGCTCTCGACACCAAGCTCGAGCTCGACAACAATATTGCCAAGGGCCTCAAGGCTGAGATCCTGACCCAGTACCAGCCCGCTAAGCAGTCCAAGGGTGCCAAGCTCAACCTGTACTTCAAGCAGCCCAACCTGAACGCCCGTGCCTTCTTCGATCTCCTCAACGGCCCCTCGGCCAACTTCGACGCCGTTCTCGGCCACGAGGGCTTCCTCGTCGGTGCTGAGGGTGGCTACGACGTCAACAAGGCCGCCATCACCAAGTACTCCGCTGCCGTCGGTTACAGCGTTGCTCAGTACTCCGCTGCCATCACCGCCAGCAACAACCTGTCCCTCTTCTCCGCCAGCTACTACCACCGCGTCAACGCTCAGGTTGAAGCCGGTGCTAAGGCTTCTTGGGACTCCAAGTCTGGCAACGCCGTCGGCCTCGAGGTCGCCAGCAAGTACCGCCTGGACCCCTCTTCCTTCGCCAAG GCTAAGATCAACGACCGTGGTATTGCCGCTCTGGCTTACAACGTTCTCCTCCGCCCTGGTGTCACTCTCGGCCTCGGTGCCTCCTTCGATACCCAGAACCTGAACCAGGCTGCCCACAAGGTCGGCGCCAGCTTCACCTTCGAGGCTTAA
- a CDS encoding Asparagine synthase, glutamine-hydrolyzing — translation MCGIFACHHHPDVQKFKPTALRMAKAVRHRGPDWSGNFCAQSTILAHERLSIVGIDSGAQPLVNDDSTLALAVNGEIYNHRLIRKNLHHKYNFKTHSDCEVIIPLYEEYGLDAPKHLDGMFSWVLWDKKQDRVVAARDPIGVTSFYLGRSSSTPGAVYFASELKCLHPVCDDIIAFPPGHIYDSNTDTLTRYFEPKWWNPANVPSTPVDYKVIRHSLEKAVRKRLMAEVPYGVLLSGGLDSSLVASIAQRETLRMAEAARNAPRNLNADGELVGIDDDNELSTVTTFQQLHSFSIGLPGAPDTAAAIEVAKFLGTKHHPFTFTVEEGLDALSDVIYHLETYDVTTIRASTPMYLLSRKIKAMGVKMVLSGEGSDEIFGGYLYFHAAPNKEELHKETVRRVKNLHLADCLRANKSTSAWGLEARVPFLDKEFLETCMGVDPQDKMITPERIEKHMLRKAFDTTDEPETAAYLPDKILWRQKEQFSDGVGYSWIDGLKDEAERQVTDEMMKNPKPEWGSDVPDTKEAYWYRTMFDEHFPPYCAGTVERWTPTWSKQTDPSGRAIAIHNQKYDKSE, via the exons ATGTGTGGAATTTTCGCGTGCCACCA TCATCCCGATGTTCAAAAGTTCAAGCCTACGGCTTTACGCATGGCCAAGGC TGTGCGTCATCGTGGTCCCGATTGGA GTGGAAACTTCTGCGCTCAGAGCACTA TTCTGGCGCACGAGCGTCTGAGCATCGTCGGTATTG ACTCCGGTGCCCAGCCCCTCGTCAACGATGATAGCACCCTCGCCCTCGCCGTCAACGGTGAAATCTACAACCACCGCCTCATTCGCAAGAACCTTCACCACAAGTACAACTTCAAGACGCACTCTGATTGCGAAGTTATCATCCCTTTG TATGAGGAGTACGGCCTTGATGCCCCCAAGCACCTTGATGGCATGTTCTCTTGGGTTCTTTGGGATAAGAAGCAGGACCGTGTTGTTGCTGCTCGTGACCCCATTGGTGTCACCAGCTTCTACCTTGGTCGGTCCTCATCGACTCCTGGCGCCGTCTACTTTGCCTCTGAGCTTAAATGCCTGCACCCCGTCTGTGACGACATCATTGCCTTCCCCCCTGGCCACATCTATGATTCCAACACCGACACCCTGACCCGCTACTTCGAACCCAAGTGGTGGAACCCCGCCAACGTTCCTTCGACCCCTGTTGACTACAAGGTGATTCGCCACAGCCTGGAGAAGGCCGTCCGCAAGCGTCTCATGGCCGAGGTGCCCTACGGTGTTTTGCTGTCTGGTGGTCTAGACTCCAGCTTGGTCGCGTCTATCGCCCAGCGCGAGACCCTCCGCATGGCCGAAGCTGCCCGCAACGCGCCCCGGAACTTGAACGCGGATGGTGAATTGGTTGGCATTGATGACGACAACGAGCTGTCGACCGTCACCACCTTCCAGCAGCTGCACTCATTCTCCATCGGTCTCCCCGGTGCCCCTGATACCGCCGCTGCCATTGAGGTTGCCAAGTTCCTCGGCACCAAGCACCACCCCTTCACTTTCACTGTTGAGGAGGGTCTCGATGCCCTCTCTGACGTGATCTACCACCTCGAGACCTACGATGTGACCACCATCCGCGCCTCTACTCCCATGTACTTGCTCTCCCGTAAGATCAAAGCTATGGGTGTCAAGATGGTCCTGAGTGGCGAGGGTTCCGACGAGATCTTCGGTGGCTACCTCTACTTCCACGCTGCTCCCAACAAGGAGGAGCTCCACAAGGAGACTGTCCGCCGTGTCAAGAACTTGCATTTGGCTGACTGCCTTCGTGCCAACAAGTCCACCTCCGCATGGGGTCTTGAGGCCCGTGTGCCTTTCCTCGACAAGGAGTTCCTCGAGACCTGCATGGGTGTCGATCCCCAAGACAAGATGATCACCCCCGAGCGTATCGAGAAGCACATGCTGCGCAAGGCCTTTGACACTACCGACGAGCCCGAAACCGCTGCCTATTTGCCCGACAAGATCCTCTGGCGTCAGAAGGAGCAGTTCAGCGATGGCGTTGGCTACAGCTGGATTGACGGCCTGAAGGATGAGGCCGAGCGCCAGGTCACTGacgagatgatgaagaacCCCAAGCCCGAGTGGGGTTCTGATGTTCCCGACACCAAGGAGGC ATACTGGTACCGCACCATGTTTGATGAGCACTTCCCTCCCTACTGTGCTGGCACTGTCGAGCGCTGGACCCCTACCTGGTCCAAGCAGACTGACCCCAGTGGAAG AGCCATCGCCATCCACAACCAGAAGTATGACAAGTCGGAGTAA
- a CDS encoding Ubiquitin-conjugating enzyme/RWD-like: MSLCQNRLQEERKQWRRDHPFGFVAKPKRAPQGGLDLKNWECAIPGKANTLWEGGLFKIDLIFPDEYPTKPPKCKFTPALFHPNVYPSGTVCLSILNEEEGWRPAITIKQLLLGIQDLLDDPNPESPAQAEAYNLFKKDRPQYERRVRMVVKENQPN, translated from the exons ATGTCGTTGTGCCAGAACCGTCTACAAGAAGAGCG AAAGCAATGGCGTCGCGATCACCCATTTGGCTTTGTCGCAAAGCCGAAACGTGCCCCGCAGGGTGGCCTGGACCTGAAGAACTGGGAATGTGCTATTCCAGGGAAGGCTAACACTCTCTGGGAAGGTGGACTTTTTAAAATCGACCTGATTTTCCCCGATG AATATCCTACCAAACCTCCTAAAT GCAAATTCACGCCGGCACTTTTCCACCCAAATGTTTATCCTTCCGGGACGGTCTGCCTGTCAATTCTGAATGAGGAGGAGGGTTGGCGACCTGCAATCACTATTAAGCAACTCTTGCTTGGCATCCAAGATCTCCTGGATGACCCAAACCCCGAGTCACCTGCGCAGGCTGAGGCCTACAACCTCTTTAAGAAGGACCGCCCCCAATACGAACGCAGGGTCCGCATGGTTGTCAAGGAAAATCAGCCCAACTAG